In Halichondria panicea chromosome 17, odHalPani1.1, whole genome shotgun sequence, a single window of DNA contains:
- the LOC135350971 gene encoding uncharacterized protein LOC135350971: MDPQQVKPVLKDIKLLFETTTPKKSDTCSEAERPKRVKRDNPEWLKASKVEPPNNKVDDFQNLKRSSSVSVSKKSFQIPSNSKSSNGTDIAPIKERPKKTVRDNPEWLKTSKIESQSNKTEELRRSSSVSVQSSKTSFEKATTKNQSDNFIREKPKKTVLDNPEWLKSSRVDSSANKIDQVRERASSVSVKTSKTSFEGKERSENSFKAWKQKRDSEKLAEDAHLSSLYGHLSPEKKKLEIDCMKMKRNIEAQIKVEAQYNEKVVAVLQLEKPGAETRTVKFTNVGAGIAGNFTSLSCTISELKTPEQIKAEQGLLAESICWAEQEALEPPPEAERNKSTGVKENGEVDSESMKFTDVKAGIAEQFTDNLMLKTPEQMKAERIQKLRVESGQNVAKDDSVDLTPTTEI; the protein is encoded by the coding sequence ATGGATCCCCAACAAGTGAAGCCTGTGTTGAAGGATATCAAACTTTTGTTTGAGACAACAACTCCTAAGAAATCTGACACTTGCAGTGAAGCTGAAAGACCCAAAAGAGTAAAGAGAGATAATCCAGAGTGGCTAAAAGCTTCGAAAGTAGAGCCTCCCAACAATAAAGTTGATGACTTTCAGAATTTAAAGAGGTCATCGTCTGTAAGCGTAAGCAAAAAATCATTCCAAATACCTTCAAATAGTAAGAGCTCCAACGGCACTGATATTGCACCTATAAAAGAAAGGCCAAAGAAAACTGTCCGAGACAATCCTGAATGGCTCAAAACGTCGAAAATTGAATCTCAAAGCAATAAAACTGAAGAGCTTCGGAGATCGTCATCAGTAAGTGTGCAATCAAGCAAAACATCTTTTGAGAAAGCGACAACCAAGAATCAATCTGACAATTTTATCCGTGAAAAGCCAAAGAAAACTGTTCTAGACAATCCGGAGTGGCTGAAGTCATCACGAGTTGATTCTAGTGCTAATAAAATTGATCAGGTACGAGAAAGAGCATCATCTGTGAGCGTGAAAACGAGCAAGACTTCCTTTGAAGGAAAGGAAAGGAGTGAAAACTCTTTCAAAGCTTGGAAGCAAAAAAGGGATTCAGAAAAGTTAGCTGAAGATGCACACTTGTCTTCACTTTATGGACATCTCTCTCCAGAGAAAAAGAAGCTCGAAATTGATTGCATGAAAATGAAAAGGAACATAGAAGCACAAATAAAAGTTGAGGCACAGTATAATGAGAAGGTAGTGGCAGTTCTTCAACTGGAGAAACCTGGAGCAGAAACTCGTACTGTCAAGTTCACAAACGTTGGTGCTGGTATTGCAGGGAATTTCACCTCATTGTCATGCACCATATCTGAGCTGAAAACACCCGAGCAAATTAAAGCTGAACAAGGTCTACTAGCTGAAAGTATCTGCTGGGCTGAGCAAGAAGCACTAGAGCCCCCTCCGGAGGCGGAGAGGAACAAAAGTACTGGAGTGAAAGAAAATGGTGAAGTAGATTCTGAATCGATGAAGTTTACAGATGTTAAGGCCGGTATTGCTGAGCAATTCACGGACAATTTAATGTTAAAGACACCAGAGCAAATGAAAGCTGAACGAATACAGAAATTGCGAGTGGAAAGTGGCCAAAATGTTGCCAAAGACGACTCTGTTGATCTAACACCAACAACAGAAATTTAA
- the LOC135350974 gene encoding differentially expressed in FDCP 6 homolog, with translation MAGYFFKRSLFRRKEEDHEKDQEQVRDKLVQCQFCNGYTNTATGYNREEILSVAGGYLHTRCVELQAKRGNVLDYTPEELEEIERLTHEEYAKIIQERSDKEIEILRGQVAEEERKLQHRMEDHEQNIRKQRDELYKQHDAIIHTIEAQTTKKKGLLEQDAGKKQQKHEQLLKKSEDAHQTAIQKMKEEFSDLERETENVAHDYMRKFEEHDEGVQQRKTEQDQAFQEQQINQAQKFSEEALDFEAELRREQEEFEKEMEEERIALEQHFDDQYQTELVLTKADGTVLEMREKAPGIVTRITEQLLGDL, from the exons ATGGCTGGTTACTTTTTCAAGAGGAGCCTGTTTCGTCGTAAGGAAGAAGATCATGAAAAAGATCAAGAACAAGTCAGAGATAAGTTGGTTCAGTGCCAGTTCTGCAATGGATACACCAACACTGCTACTGGGTACAACAGGGAAGAAATTTTAAGCGTTGCTGGTGGCTACCTGCATACAAG GTGTGTTGAGCTGCAAGCCAAACGTGGAAATGTTCTGGACTATACTCCTGAGGAACTAGAGGAGATTGAAAGGCTTACACACGAAGAGTATGCGAAAATTATCCAAGAAAGAAGCGATAAAGAAATTGAGATTTTAAGAGGGCAAGTAGCTGAAGAGGAAAGAAAATTGCAGCATCGAATGGAAGACCATGAACAAAATATTCGAAAGCAGCGAGACGAGTTGTACAAGCAGCACGATGCAATAATCCATACAATTGAAGCTCAAACTACAAAAAAGAAAGGATTGCTGGAGCAAGATGCTGGGAAGAAACAACAAAAACATGAACAACTGCTAAAGAAAAGTGAAGATGCTCATCAGACTGCCATACAAAAAATGAAGGAAGAATTTTCAGATCTTGAGAGAGAAACAGAGAATGTGGCTCATGACTACATGCGAAAGTTTGAAGAGCATGATGAAGGAGTTCAACAAAGAAAAACTGAGCAAGACCAAGCTTTCCAGGAGCAACAGATCAATCAGGCCCAGAAATTTAGTGAAGAAGCATTAGACTTTGAAGCTGAACTCAGACGAGAACAAGAAGAGTTTGAGAAGGAAATGGAAGAAGAGCGAATAGCCCTTGAGCAGCACTTTGATGACCAGTACCAAACAGAGCTTGTGCTCACAAAAGCTGATGGAACAGTTTTGGAAATGAGGGAGAAGGCTCCTGGCATAGTCACTAGGATAACTGAACAGTTATTAGGGGACTTGTGA